Below is a window of Pseudomonas eucalypticola DNA.
CGGTGAGGTACAGGCCCAGGGTTTCCTTTTCGCCGCGCAGGCGTTCCTTGAGGGTCAGTTCCTTGGCCTTGCGGTGGCTGGCATAGACGTCGGCATCCGCTTCCACGAACAACCCGCCGAACAGGTCCGAGTGGCCGCTGTCATGGGTGCGCGCGGTCTGCTCGGCGGCCTTGATGGCTTCTTCCATGGCCGCCAGCAACACCGCGCGGTTGCGGTCGATGTTGGCCAGGTAGGCCTTGGACTCATCATGAAAATACGGCCCCAGGCGGTCCAGGGCACCACTGCGGATCAGGCCGTCCAGGGTGCGCTTGTTGACGCGCTTGAGGTCGATGCGCTCGCAGAAGTCGAACAGGTCCTTGAAGGGGCCGGCCTGGCGAGCCTCGGTGATGGCTTCCACCGGGCCCTCGCCCACGCCCTTGATCGCGCCCAGGCCATAGATGATGCGGCCTTCGTCGTTCACCGTGAACTTGAACTCCGAGGCGTTCACGTCCGGCGCGTCGAGGCGCAGCCTCATGGTGCGCACTTCCTCGATCAAGGTCACGACCTTGTCGGTGTTGTGCATGTCCGCCGAGAGTACCGCGGCCATGAACGGCGCCGGGTAATGGGCCTTCAGCCAGGCGGTCTGGTACGACACCAGGCCGTAGGCGGCAGAGTGGGATTTGTTGAAGCCATAACCGGCGAACTTTTCCACCAGGTCGAAGATGTTGCCGGCCAGGTCGGCGTCAATGTTGTTGTTGGCGCACCCTTCGATGAAGCCGCCGCGCTGCTTGGCCATTTCCTCGGGCTTTTTCTTGCCCATGGCCCGGCGCAGCATGTCCGCGCCACCCAGGGTGTACCCCGCCATCACCTGGGCAATCTGCATCACCTGTTCCTGGTACAGGATGATGCCGTAGGTGGGCGCCAGTACCGGCTTGAGGCCTTCGTACTGGTAGTCCGGGTGCGGGTAGGCCAGTTCGGCACGGCCGTGCTTGCGGTTGATGAAGTCGTCCACCATGCCCGATTGCAGCGGGCCCGGGCGGAACAGCGCCACCAGTGCGATCAGGTCTTCCAGGCAGTCAGGCTTGAGCTTTTTGATCAGCTCCTTCATGCCCCGCGATTCAAGCTGGAACACCGCCGTGGTCTCGGCCTTCTGCAGCAGGCTGTAGGTCGGCTTGTCGTCCAGCGGAATGAAGGCGATGTCCAACGGCGCCTCGCCCACCTTGGCGCGGTCGCGGTTGATGGTCTTCAGTGCCCAGTCGATGATGGTCAGGGTACGCAGGCCGAGGAAGTCGAACTTCACCAGGCCGGCCGCCTCCACATCGTCCTTGTCGAACTGGGTCACCAGGCCGTCACCCTCCTCGTCGCAATAAATGGGCGAGAAGTCGGTCAGCTTGGTGGGCGCGATCACCACGCCACCGGCGTGCTTGCCGACGTTACGGGTGATGCCTTCGAGCTTGCGGGCCATTTCCCATATTTCCGCCGCTTCCTCGTCGGTCTTGAGGAAGTCGCGCAGGATTTCTTCCTGCTCGTAGGCCTTTTCCAGGGTCATGCCCACTTCGAACGGGATCATCTTCGACAGGCGGTCGGCCAGGCCGTAGGACTTGCCCTGCACCCGCGCGACGTCACGCACCACCGCCTTGGCGGCCATGGAACCGAAGGTGATGATCTGGCTCACGGCGTTGCGGCCGTATTTCTCGGCCACGTAGTCGATCACCCGGTCGCGACCGTCCATGCAGAAGTCGACGTCGAAGTCGGGCATGGAAACCCGTTCCGGGTTGAGGAAACGTTCGAACAGCAGGTCGTATTCCAGCGGGTCGAGGTCGGTGATCTTCTGCACGTAGGCCACCAGCGAGCCGGCACCCGAACCCCGGCCCGGGCCTACTGGCACACCGTTGTTCTTGGCCCACTGGATGAAGTCCATCACGATCAGGAAATAACCGGGGAACCCCATCTGGATGATGATATCCAGCTCGAAATTCAGCCGGTCCACGTAGACCTGGCGCTTGGCTTCGTAGTCTTCGGTGGTGTCGCGTGGCAGCAGCACCGACAGGCGCTCCTCCAGGCCGTCGAACGAGACCTTGCGGAAGTACTCGTCGATGGTCATGCCATCGGGAATCGGGTAGTCGGGGAGGAAGTGCTTGCCCAGCTTGACGTCGATGTTGCAGCGCTTGGCGATCTCGACGGTATTTTCCAGCGCCTCGGGCAAGTCGCTGAACAGCGCATGCATTTCCTCGGCGCTTTTCAGGTACTGCTGGTCGCTGTAGTTCTTGTTGCGGCGCGGGTCGTCCAGCGCCCGGCCTTCACCGATGCACACGCGGGTCTCGTGGGCCTCGAAGTCTTCCTGGCGAATGAAGCGCACGTCGTTGGTGGCCACCAGCGGCGCGCCGCACTTGTCGGCCAGGGCCACGGCGGCGTGCAGGTATTCTTCGTCGTTGGTGCGGTTGGTGCGCTGGATTTCCACGTAGAAGCGGCCGGGGAACACCGCCATCCACTCCTGCAGCAGCGCCTCGGCGTCCTGGGGGTTGCCACCCAGCAGCGACAGGCCGATCTCGCCCTCCTTGGCCGCGGACAGGCAAATGACGCCCTCGCTGGCCTCGGCGACCCACTCGCGTTCGATGATCACCTGGCCATTGCGCTGGCCGTCGATGAAGCCGCGGGAGATCAGCTCGGTGATATTGCGGTAGCCCTGGGCGTTCATGGCCAACAGGCTGATACGGCTCAGCGGGCCGTCGGCGTCCTTGTTCGCCAGCCACAGGTCGGCACCGCAGATCGGCTTGATGCCGCCGCCCATGGCCGTCTTGTAGAACTTGACCAGCGAGCACATGTTGTTCTGGTCGGTAACCGCCACGGCCGGCATGTTCATGCCGGTCAGGGCCTTGATCAGGGGCTTGATGCGCACCAGGCCATCGACCAGGGAATATTCGGTGTGCAGGCGAAGATGAACGAAAGAAACCGACATGGTGATCCTATGGGTGCACAAAACAACAAAAGCGGGATTGTAGCGTAATGGGCTTGGTTTGAGGGTTTGCGGTGTCGGGGGGGCTGTGCATGGCCCGGCACACACCAGAGGCAACGGCTGGGGCTGTCAGCTGTCCGCCAGATCAGCGTCCAGCATCGCCCGTGCCTCGTAAGCCTGACGGACAGGCGCAAACGAGCGCCGATGAATCGGCGTAGGCCCCAAACGCGCCAGCGCTTCCAGATGAGCGGCCGTCGGGTACCCTTTGTGCCCACCCATGCCATAGCCGGGATAGATCAGCTCAAACGCAGCCATCTCCCGGTCACGGCTCACCTTGGCCAGGATCGACGCCGCCGCGATGGCCGGCACCTTGGCATCGCCCTGCACCACGGGAGCGCTGGGCACCGCCAGTTCCGGGCAGCGGTTGCCGTCGATCAATGCCAGTTTCGGCGTCACGTGCAGCCCCTCCACCGCGCGCTGCATGGCCAGCATGGTGGCGTGCAGGATGTTCAGCTCGTCGATTTCGTCGACCTCGGCGCGCGCGATGCACCAGCTCAGGGCTTTTTCGCAGATCTCGTCGTAGAGCTTCTCGCGCTTGGCCTCGGTGAGTTTCTTGGAGTCATTGAGGCCAAGGATGGGCCGGTTCGGGTCGAGGATCACCGCCGCAGTGACCACGGCGCCGCACAGTGGGCCGCGGCCGACTTCGTCGACGCCGGCCACAAGGTCTTCGACCAGGGTGTAGTCCAGGCCCATTTGCAGTTGATTGCTCATTATTTCGCCAGCAGTGCCAGCACCCCGTCGGCGGCCTGGTTGGAGGCATCGCGACGCAAGGTGCGGTGAATGTCATCGAAGCCCTGGGTCTGCGCTTCACCCCCTTCCAGCAAGGGTAGCAAATGATCGACCAGGGCCTGGGGGGTGGCGGCGTCCTGCAGCAACTCAGGCACCAGCAGACGCTGGGCCAGCAGGTTGGGCAGGGACACGTAAGGGCTTTTCACCAGGCGCTTGAGGATCCAGTAGGTCAGGCCCGCCAGGCGATAGGCGACCACCATGGGGCGCTTGTACAACAGCGCTTCCAGGGTCGCGGTGCCGGACGCTATCAAGACTGCGTCGCAGGCCGCCAGGGCTCGATGGGACTGGCCATCCAGCAAGGTCAGCGGCAGCTCGCGGCCTGCCAGCATGACCTCCAACTGGGCACGGCGCGTGGCGTTGGCGCAAGGCAGCACGAAGCGCATATCGGGCCGTACGGCGAGCAGACGCTGGGCAGCGTCGAGGAACAGCTCGCCCAGGCGCCCTACTTCGCCCCCGCGGCTGCCAGGCATCAACGCCACCAGCGGGCCGTCACCCGGCAGGGCCAGCTCGGCACGGGCCTGAGCCTTGTCGGCGTGCAACGGGATGGTGTCGGCGAGCGGGTGGCCGACGAAGCGCACCGGCACGCCTTTCTCTTCGTAGAACCGTGCCTCGAACGGCAGCAGCGTGAGCATCAGGTCGCAACCTTCGCGAATCTTCAGCACGCGCTTCTGCCGCCAGGCCCACACGGACGGGCTGACGTAATGCACGGTCTTGATCCCGGCCTGGCGCAGTTTCAGCTCCAGGGTCAGATTGAAGTCCGGTGCGTCGATACCGATGAAGACATCGGGCTTGCGCTCGATCAGGGTCTGGATCAGTTGCTTGCGACGCCCCAGCAACTCACGCAGGCGCCCCAGCACTTCCACCAGCCCCATCACGGCCAGGCGCTCCATGGGAAACTCGGAGACCAGCCCCTGGGCTTCCATCAGTGGCCCGCCCACGCCCATGAACTCGATGTCCGGGTGCCGGGCCTTGAGCGCCTGCATCAGGCCGGCACCCAGGATGTCACCACTGGCCTCGCCTGCCACCAACGCGACGCGCAACTTGCCTGGCAACGCCATTAGCGGGTAATGCCGCGGGTCGAGGTCTGGATGGAGCGCAGGAACACGTCCACTTCCGGGTATTGGGCAGCCGGCGCGGCCAGCTCGGCGATAGCCTGCTCCACGGTCAGCCCCTGGCGGTACACCACCTTGTAGGCGCGGCGCAGGGCATGGATGACCTCGTCGCTGAAACCGCGGCGGCGCATGCCTTCGAAGTTCATGCTGCGCGCCTCGGCCGGGTTGCCGAACACTGTCACGTAGGCGGGCACGTCCTTGCCGATGGCGGTACCCATGCCGGAAAAGCTGTGGGAGCCGATGTGGCAGTACTGATGCACCAGGGTGAAACCGGAGAGGATGGCCCAGTCATCCACATGTACATGGCCGGCCAGCGCAGTGTTGTTGACCAGGATGCAGTGGTTGCCGATGACGCTGTCGTGGCCGATGTGGGCATAGGCCATGATCAGGTTATGGTCACCCAGGGTGGTTTCAGCGCGGTCCTGAACGGTGCCACGGTGAATGGTCACGCCTTCGCGAATGACGTTGTGGTCACCGATGACCAGGCGCGTGTCCTCGCCCTTGTACTTGAGGTCAGGGGTGTCTTCGCCTACCGAGGAAAACTGGTAGATGCGGTTGTGCTTACCGATTTTGGTCGGCCCCTTGAGAATCACGTGGGGGCCGATGACCGTCCCCTCGCCGATTTCCACGCCAGCGCCGATGATCGACCAAGGGCCGACCTCGACGCCGTCAGCCAGGATGGCCGAAGGGTCGATGATGGCGCGAGGGTCAATCAAACTCATAGTTTACGTTCCGCACAGATGATTTCAGCCGAGCACACCGGCTTGCCGTCCACCGAGGCCTGGCACTCGAATTTCCAGATCTGACGCTTGCAGCTGATGAACTTGGCTTCCAGGATCAGTTGGTCACCCGGCAGCACCGGCTGGCGGAAACGCAGCTTGTCCGAACCCACGAAGTAGTACAGGGTACCGTCAGCCGGCTTCACGTCCAGCATCTTGAAACCAAGAATACCAGCTGCCTGGGCCATTGCTTCGATGATCAGCACGCCCGGCATGATCGGGTGCGCTGGGAAGTGGCCGTTGAAGAATGGCTCGTTGATGCTGACATTCTTGTAGGCGCGAATGCGCTGTGCCTCGACGTCCAGCTCCACTACCCGGTCCACCAGCAGGAACGGGTAACGGTGAGGCAGGTATTCGCGAATCTCGTTGATGTCCATCATTTCGGGGGGAAGCCTGTATAAAAGATAGGGAGCGCGCGACTGACGCGCAGCACTCCTATTGCAAATCAAGGAGGCAGTTTAGCGGCTGTGCACACTTGATATGGAAATGGTATCAGCCATCAGATGATGCTTTGTCGTCCGGGGTCACGGACTGGACACGCTTTTCTACCTGTTTCAAGCGACGGAACATGTCGTCGATCTGTCGCAGGCGGGCCGCGCTCTTGCGCCACTCACCCGCTGGCTGCATCGCCGTGCCCGAGGAATACGCCCCAGGTTCGGTGATGGAATGGGTCACCATGGTCATGCCGGTAATGAACACTCCGTCACAGATGTCGATGTGGCCTACCAGGCCAACGCCGCCTGCCAGCATGCAGTTCTTGCCGATCCTGGTGCTGCCGGAAATACCGACGCACGCGGCCATGGCGGTGTTATCGCCGATCTGCACGTTGTGGGCGATCTGGATCTGGTTGTCGAGCTTGACGCCATTGCCGATGACGGTATCGGCCAGGGCACCGCGGTCCACGGCCGTATTGACGCCGATTTCCACGTCATCGCCGATGCTGACGCCGCCGATCTGGGCGATCTTGTTCCACACGCCTTTCTGGTTGGCGAAGCCGAAGCCTTCACCGCCCAG
It encodes the following:
- the dnaE gene encoding DNA polymerase III subunit alpha, whose translation is MSVSFVHLRLHTEYSLVDGLVRIKPLIKALTGMNMPAVAVTDQNNMCSLVKFYKTAMGGGIKPICGADLWLANKDADGPLSRISLLAMNAQGYRNITELISRGFIDGQRNGQVIIEREWVAEASEGVICLSAAKEGEIGLSLLGGNPQDAEALLQEWMAVFPGRFYVEIQRTNRTNDEEYLHAAVALADKCGAPLVATNDVRFIRQEDFEAHETRVCIGEGRALDDPRRNKNYSDQQYLKSAEEMHALFSDLPEALENTVEIAKRCNIDVKLGKHFLPDYPIPDGMTIDEYFRKVSFDGLEERLSVLLPRDTTEDYEAKRQVYVDRLNFELDIIIQMGFPGYFLIVMDFIQWAKNNGVPVGPGRGSGAGSLVAYVQKITDLDPLEYDLLFERFLNPERVSMPDFDVDFCMDGRDRVIDYVAEKYGRNAVSQIITFGSMAAKAVVRDVARVQGKSYGLADRLSKMIPFEVGMTLEKAYEQEEILRDFLKTDEEAAEIWEMARKLEGITRNVGKHAGGVVIAPTKLTDFSPIYCDEEGDGLVTQFDKDDVEAAGLVKFDFLGLRTLTIIDWALKTINRDRAKVGEAPLDIAFIPLDDKPTYSLLQKAETTAVFQLESRGMKELIKKLKPDCLEDLIALVALFRPGPLQSGMVDDFINRKHGRAELAYPHPDYQYEGLKPVLAPTYGIILYQEQVMQIAQVMAGYTLGGADMLRRAMGKKKPEEMAKQRGGFIEGCANNNIDADLAGNIFDLVEKFAGYGFNKSHSAAYGLVSYQTAWLKAHYPAPFMAAVLSADMHNTDKVVTLIEEVRTMRLRLDAPDVNASEFKFTVNDEGRIIYGLGAIKGVGEGPVEAITEARQAGPFKDLFDFCERIDLKRVNKRTLDGLIRSGALDRLGPYFHDESKAYLANIDRNRAVLLAAMEEAIKAAEQTARTHDSGHSDLFGGLFVEADADVYASHRKAKELTLKERLRGEKETLGLYLTGHPIDEYEGEIRRFARQRIIDLKPARGAQTVAGMVINLRVMKNKKGDKMGFITLDDRSARIEASLFADAFMAAQSLLQTDAMVVVEGEVSNDDFSGGLRLRVNRVMTMEDARTNLAESLRLKVHADALKGDRLSWLGDLCKRHRGACPITMEYTGPDAKALLQFGEDYRIDPGDGLIQALRDQFGRENVFLQYR
- the lpxA gene encoding acyl-ACP--UDP-N-acetylglucosamine O-acyltransferase, which gives rise to MSLIDPRAIIDPSAILADGVEVGPWSIIGAGVEIGEGTVIGPHVILKGPTKIGKHNRIYQFSSVGEDTPDLKYKGEDTRLVIGDHNVIREGVTIHRGTVQDRAETTLGDHNLIMAYAHIGHDSVIGNHCILVNNTALAGHVHVDDWAILSGFTLVHQYCHIGSHSFSGMGTAIGKDVPAYVTVFGNPAEARSMNFEGMRRRGFSDEVIHALRRAYKVVYRQGLTVEQAIAELAAPAAQYPEVDVFLRSIQTSTRGITR
- the rnhB gene encoding ribonuclease HII, which codes for MQMGLDYTLVEDLVAGVDEVGRGPLCGAVVTAAVILDPNRPILGLNDSKKLTEAKREKLYDEICEKALSWCIARAEVDEIDELNILHATMLAMQRAVEGLHVTPKLALIDGNRCPELAVPSAPVVQGDAKVPAIAAASILAKVSRDREMAAFELIYPGYGMGGHKGYPTAAHLEALARLGPTPIHRRSFAPVRQAYEARAMLDADLADS
- the lpxB gene encoding lipid-A-disaccharide synthase; translated protein: MPGKLRVALVAGEASGDILGAGLMQALKARHPDIEFMGVGGPLMEAQGLVSEFPMERLAVMGLVEVLGRLRELLGRRKQLIQTLIERKPDVFIGIDAPDFNLTLELKLRQAGIKTVHYVSPSVWAWRQKRVLKIREGCDLMLTLLPFEARFYEEKGVPVRFVGHPLADTIPLHADKAQARAELALPGDGPLVALMPGSRGGEVGRLGELFLDAAQRLLAVRPDMRFVLPCANATRRAQLEVMLAGRELPLTLLDGQSHRALAACDAVLIASGTATLEALLYKRPMVVAYRLAGLTYWILKRLVKSPYVSLPNLLAQRLLVPELLQDAATPQALVDHLLPLLEGGEAQTQGFDDIHRTLRRDASNQAADGVLALLAK
- the fabZ gene encoding 3-hydroxyacyl-ACP dehydratase FabZ yields the protein MMDINEIREYLPHRYPFLLVDRVVELDVEAQRIRAYKNVSINEPFFNGHFPAHPIMPGVLIIEAMAQAAGILGFKMLDVKPADGTLYYFVGSDKLRFRQPVLPGDQLILEAKFISCKRQIWKFECQASVDGKPVCSAEIICAERKL